GCTGTATTAAGCAAACTAACTCCACAACTAGAAAGCATGTCTAAATTAGCCCCAGCCTCTATAAAAAATTTTAGATTTTCCGTTTGGCCTTTTAATATACACCACTCAATCGCCGTTTTACCCTGAATAGCATACTGCATATTTGGCCAAGCACCTCTTTTCAGCAAGTACTTTACTACTACAGCATTCCACCTACTTGCAAGCAATAGTGCTGAATTACCATTTTTATCAACTGCATTTGGATTAGCTCCATTATCAAGTAATCCTTGAACTACTTGTTCATTTCCGCTAATTGCAGCATTAAGCAATTGGCAATCAAGAAAAGCTTGAGTTTTAAGACTAACGGGGACTAAAAATAGCAATCCTCCAAACAAAGAATTTAAATTATGCATCGCATTAACAGAAAGAGTTATGCCGTGTATAAACAAGAAGAATAACAATAAATAAAATAATTTTTTCATCTATATCCTTATTAGAATTAGAATAATATCTTTTATAATACTAACACCAGGTATAAGTATAAATATAGAACAAACATGGTCACCTGTC
This window of the Candidatus Dependentiae bacterium genome carries:
- a CDS encoding ankyrin repeat domain-containing protein; its protein translation is MKKLFYLLLFFLFIHGITLSVNAMHNLNSLFGGLLFLVPVSLKTQAFLDCQLLNAAISGNEQVVQGLLDNGANPNAVDKNGNSALLLASRWNAVVVKYLLKRGAWPNMQYAIQGKTAIEWCILKGQTENLKFFIEAGANLDMLSSCGVSLLNTALKTKSKEIVNLLLRSGANPELWNKGGVFHSYRYLPGIRETEYELISQILQAEPTQANLYRAITQGHVALVKNLIFKVKPSIEQLNQVAIIVYQKYTETSDSTEKCLYKKIGILLRHYNITYKRMYKIVLDLVSQSALAFPEDITHYITQSTM